The proteins below come from a single Chrysoperla carnea chromosome 1, inChrCarn1.1, whole genome shotgun sequence genomic window:
- the LOC123293583 gene encoding ornithine decarboxylase 1-like: protein MNPESRNVVQMIIDKFEEKDAFHLINIDDLVNKYTEFQEVLPKVFPFYAVKCNNDVVILKVLAALGIGFDCATKNEIQTMLSLGVSPDKIIYSHPIKQEPHLQYAASVNVGMMTFDCIPELHKIKQYYPSAKLLIRFSCDDEKCVHKFGDKYGCSPDNEAFELFCVAQSLKLNVVGVSFHVGSISRDYNTYTYAIKRSQKLFALGKSMGFNMVLLDIGGGFPGYNQNEFRKIGRIVNDSLETYFSCENIQVIAEPGRYFVESAVTAACRITCMKKRAENISYYLNDGLCGSLAFSNFYSDPYEFKILKDLKDMKLYSSIIYGPTCWGEDIVDKSIHLPQLQINDWLYLDNFGAYKQGFVTTFNGFSSPKMYAICSTQKWKLFKADFPISKYKIQKDGTCIIIDNNL, encoded by the exons ATGAACCCGGAAAGTCGAAATGTGGTACAAATGATTATCGATAAATTCGAAGAGAAAGATGCATTCCATTTAATTAACATAGATgatcttgtaaataaatacacagAATTCCAAGAAGTTTTACCTAAAGTATTCCCATTTTAtg CTGTGAAATGCAACAATGATGTAGTGATATTAAAAGTACTGGCAGCTTTGGGTATTGGATTCGATTGcgctacaaaaaatgaaattcaaactATGCTATCGCTAGGTGTTTCACCagataaaattatctattcaCATCCAATTAAACAAGAGCCACATCTTCAATATGCTGCCTCCGTAAATGTGGGAATGATGACATTTGATTGTATACCTGAGTTACATAAAATTAAGCAATATTATCCATCTGCAAAATTACTAATACGATTTAGCTGTGATGACGAAAAATGTGTGCATAAGTTTGGCGACAAATATGGCTGTAGTCCTGATAATG AAGCATTTGAGCTATTTTGCGTCgcccaatcattaaaattaaatgttgtcGGAGTATCATTTCATGTTGGAAGTATTTCTCGAGACTATAACACGTACACATATGCAATAAAGAGGTCGCAAAAGTTATTTGCATTAGGGAAATCGATGGGATTTAATATGGTTCTATTGGATATTGGAGGTGGTTTTCCTGGTTACAATCAAAATGAGTTTCGGAAAATTGGAAGGATTGTTAATGATTCAttggaaacatatttttcttgTGAAAACATACAAGTTATAGCAGAACCTGGCCGGTATTTTGTTGAATCAGCTGTAACTGCGGCATGTCGAATAACTTGTATGAAAAAACGAGCAGAAAATATTTCGTATTACTTAAATGATGGATTATGTGGGTCATTGGCATTTTCTAACTTTTATAGTGACCCGtatgagtttaaaattttaaaa gACTTAAAAGACATGAAATTATACTCATCAATAATTTATGGGCCAACTTGTTGGGGTGAAGATATTGTAGATAAATCAATACATTTGCCACAGCTACAAATAAATGATTGGTTATACTTGGATAATTTTGGTGCTTACAAACAAGGATTTGTAACAACCTTCAATGGTTTTTCAAGTCCAAAGATGTATGCAATATGTAGCACACAGAAATGGAAACTTTTCAAAGCGGATTTTCCAATTTCtaagtataaaattcaaaaagatgGTACCTGTATAATTatcgataataatttataa
- the LOC123293592 gene encoding ornithine decarboxylase 1-like, with the protein MNAKCMQPKIRNMVQLIIDKFEEKDAFHLTNIDDLVNKYTEFQEVLPKVFPFYAVKCNNDAVILKVLVTLGMGFDCATKNEIQTMLSLGVSPDKIIYSHPIKQESHLQYAASVNVGMMTFDCIPELHKIKQFYPSAKLLIRLSCDDETSLHKFGDKYGCNPDIEAFELLCVAHSLKLNVVGISFHVGGNCRDYNSYTYAIKRSQKLFALGKSMGFNMVLLDIGGGFPGSDQIEFRKLGRIVNDSLETYFSSENVQIMAEPGRYFVESAVTAACRITCVKKRAENISYYLNDGLCGSFAFTNFVNGPFEFKILKDLTDSELYSSIIYGPTCWGEDIVDKSIHLPQLQINDWLYLENFGAYKQVFVTTFNGFSKPKTFMIVHKY; encoded by the exons atgaacgcTAAATGTATGCAACCGAAAATACGAAATATGGTACAATTGATTATCGATAAATTCGAAGAGAAAGATGCATTCCACTTAACTAACATAGATgatcttgtaaataaatacacagAATTCCAAGAAGTTTTACCTaaagtttttccattttatg ctGTAAAATGCAACAATGATGCAGTGATATTAAAAGTTCTGGTAACTTTGGGTATGGGTTTCGATTGTGccacaaaaaatgaaatccaAACTATGTTATCGCTAGGTGTTTCACCCgataaaattatctattcaCATCCAATTAAACAAGAGTCACATCTTCAATATGCTGCCTCCGTGAATGTGGGAATGATGACATTTGATTGTATACCTGAGTTACataaaattaagcaattttatcCATCcgcaaaattattaatacgaCTTAGCTGTGATGACGAAACTAGTCTGCATAAGTTTGGCGACAAATATGGCTGCAATCCTGATATTG AAGCATTTGAGCTACTTTGCGTCGcacattcattaaaattaaatgttgtcGGAATATCATTTCATGTTGGAGGCAATTGTCGAGACTATAACTCGTACACATATGCAATAAAGAGATCACAAAAGTTATTTGCATTAGGGAAATCGATGGGATTTAATATGGTTCTATTGGATATTGGAGGTGGTTTTCCTGGTTCCGATCAAATCGAGTTTCGAAAACTTGGAAGGATTGTTAATGATTCAttagaaacatatttttcttcTGAAAACGTACAAATTATGGCAGAGCCTGGTCGGTATTTTGTTGAATCAGCTGTAACTGCAGCATGTCGAATAACTTGTGTGAAAAAACGGGCAGAAAATATTTCGTATTACTTGAATGATGGACTATGTGGGTCATTTGCATTTACTAACTTTGTTAATGGcccatttgaatttaaaattttaaaa GACTTAACAGACTCGGAATTATACTCATCAATAATTTATGGACCAACTTGTTGGGGTGAAGATATCGTAGATAAATCAATACATTTACCTCAGTTACAAATAAATGATTGGTTATACTTGGAAAATTTTGGTGCTTACAAACAGGTGTTTGTAACAACTTTCAATGGTTTTTCAAAACCAAAGAC GTTTATGATAGTACACAAATATTAA